Proteins found in one Prosthecobacter sp. genomic segment:
- the gspG gene encoding type II secretion system major pseudopilin GspG: MKHTRTQQRHSSSGFTLVEMVLVLGIVALLVGAGIVSLTGVLDSGKKTRVKGDLTTLTSALRSYETDNMFLPTTEQGISALLEKPGSRPAPQNWTPKLKKNILDPWGNPYHYRRPGTKDKGGFDVYSAGPDGLADNGDDIGNWDL, from the coding sequence ATGAAACACACCAGAACCCAACAACGCCATTCGTCTTCCGGCTTCACCCTCGTCGAAATGGTCCTCGTCCTCGGCATCGTCGCCCTCCTCGTCGGCGCGGGCATCGTCTCGCTCACCGGCGTGCTCGATTCCGGCAAAAAAACCCGCGTCAAAGGCGACCTCACCACGCTCACCTCCGCGCTGCGCAGCTACGAGACCGACAACATGTTCCTGCCCACCACCGAGCAGGGGATCTCGGCGCTCCTTGAAAAACCCGGTTCGCGTCCTGCCCCGCAGAACTGGACCCCCAAGCTCAAGAAGAATATTCTCGATCCCTGGGGCAACCCCTACCACTACCGCCGTCCCGGCACCAAAGACAAAGGCGGCTTCGATGTCTATTCCGCCGGTCCCGATGGACTCGCCGACAATGGCGATGACATCGGCAACTGGGATCTGTGA
- a CDS encoding prepilin-type N-terminal cleavage/methylation domain-containing protein translates to MKQPARLFRKQAGSLHHAAFTLLEVILAMALVSLVLGGVYGIANGVMSLGKSMNNARVAETRISNFVTQWRDYLETMPPGIQLTAGAEKVARGASGNLFILGGKMPFTWNRALKLADAVEFGLVRNKDSKDLSLVVRHLKLSEKAGTPDQLDTIAELPILDGLKQMQWQFYEPEEKKWFTSWDPKKRPQPPLFMKLKFAFTTDPREHEYTFWIANDLSQVTAPQVPPPSAPATPPRI, encoded by the coding sequence GTGAAACAGCCTGCCAGGCTGTTCCGCAAGCAGGCTGGCAGCCTGCATCACGCCGCGTTCACCCTGCTCGAAGTCATCCTCGCGATGGCGCTCGTCTCACTGGTGCTCGGAGGAGTCTATGGCATCGCCAATGGCGTCATGTCACTCGGCAAGTCGATGAACAACGCCCGCGTGGCCGAGACGCGCATCAGCAACTTCGTCACGCAGTGGCGTGATTATCTCGAAACCATGCCTCCTGGCATCCAGCTCACGGCGGGAGCCGAAAAAGTCGCACGTGGCGCCTCCGGCAACCTGTTCATCCTCGGCGGCAAAATGCCATTCACCTGGAATCGTGCGCTCAAGCTCGCCGACGCCGTCGAATTCGGCCTCGTGCGCAACAAGGACTCCAAAGACCTCAGCCTCGTTGTCCGACATCTCAAACTCTCCGAGAAGGCCGGCACGCCGGACCAGCTCGACACCATCGCTGAACTGCCGATTCTCGACGGCCTCAAGCAGATGCAGTGGCAGTTCTATGAACCCGAGGAGAAAAAATGGTTCACGAGCTGGGATCCCAAGAAGCGTCCGCAGCCGCCGCTCTTCATGAAGCTGAAGTTCGCCTTCACCACCGATCCCCGCGAGCACGAATACACCTTCTGGATCGCGAATGATCTTTCCCAAGTCACCGCGCCTCAGGTTCCGCCTCCCTCCGCTCCCGCAACACCTCCACGCATCTAA
- a CDS encoding type II secretion system protein GspK, which yields MFHLRPRTFNNHGSALIAVFWMIAVLGMVMFAGAKALQADTEFTRMMRGRIFAKRYAEMGIEVARHPAIQQDDPLLHFTSGDGGGYNVTLVSEEARLNINHLIQTGDKVLLRRLFTRWGFKPEFVAALCDALKDWADADENVSLNGAEKREYEKMGFEGMPFNRPFKEVEEMLHVRGMEIVNAERPDWREWFTIFGDGRVDINDARPELISLLADVPMERVQPLLTFRAGRDGALRTQDDQRLASVPQVAQMLGVFHPQIVAQLTQWIQFAGPIRRIESVGSLGPLQRKLILITQGGQAIWRGEIPAHGKDT from the coding sequence ATGTTTCACCTTCGTCCCAGAACCTTCAACAACCACGGCTCCGCGCTCATCGCGGTGTTCTGGATGATTGCGGTGCTGGGCATGGTCATGTTTGCGGGTGCCAAAGCCCTTCAGGCCGACACGGAGTTCACGCGCATGATGCGCGGACGCATCTTTGCCAAGCGCTATGCGGAGATGGGCATTGAGGTGGCCCGTCATCCGGCGATTCAGCAGGATGATCCGCTGCTGCACTTCACGTCGGGCGATGGCGGCGGATACAACGTGACGCTCGTCTCCGAAGAGGCCCGGCTGAACATCAATCATCTCATCCAAACGGGCGACAAGGTGCTGCTGCGCCGTTTGTTCACCCGCTGGGGCTTCAAGCCGGAGTTTGTCGCCGCTTTGTGCGATGCGCTGAAGGACTGGGCCGATGCGGATGAGAACGTCAGCCTCAACGGCGCTGAGAAGCGCGAGTATGAGAAGATGGGTTTCGAAGGCATGCCGTTCAATCGTCCCTTCAAGGAGGTCGAGGAGATGCTGCACGTGCGCGGCATGGAAATCGTCAACGCTGAGCGGCCTGACTGGCGCGAGTGGTTCACCATCTTTGGTGATGGCCGCGTGGACATCAATGACGCCCGCCCCGAACTCATCTCCCTGCTGGCCGATGTGCCGATGGAGCGTGTGCAGCCGCTGCTCACCTTCCGCGCCGGACGCGATGGCGCGTTGCGCACGCAGGATGATCAGCGTCTCGCCAGCGTGCCGCAGGTGGCGCAGATGCTCGGTGTGTTTCATCCGCAGATCGTCGCGCAACTGACGCAATGGATTCAATTCGCCGGACCGATCCGCCGCATCGAGAGCGTCGGCTCGCTCGGACCGCTGCAACGCAAACTCATCCTCATCACGCAAGGTGGCCAGGCCATCTGGCGCGGTGAGATTCCCGCCCATGGCAAAGACACGTAA